TGAAAGATCGGTAAACTTATCGGATGAAGATGAATCAGTGTTGCAAGAAAATATTGAATTGGTTGGACAATTACGTAGCAAAATGGGCGTGTAACACATTAATGTGTTACAAACTAGTTTGACAAACTTGTTTGTTAAAAATCATACATAATGCTTAAGTTGGCTTGTCCTGAAATTACTGAAGTTTTAAAAGTAGACTTTCCATAAACGGGAAGGATGTAAACTAATTTGAGCTGTGGCAAACATTTTTTATCTTCACTGGCGTAACAATCAATTTCTGCCGAGAAGGTTAGCCACATCATCTCCCATGGTCTGTGCACAGGGAAAGCATTGATAATGCTGTTGGGGAATTTATCGTTATCCCAAGACTGATAGGTAGTTTTAAATTGTTTGCTGTAAGAAACTCCTGTAAATAGTGAAACTCTTGGAATAAAATGTTCTGCTTCAATGTAAGCGCCTGCGTAAACAAATGGTCTATGGTATATGGCGCAAAATCCTTTTTCTGGTAAAAAAACGAGATTGTTATCTCTTGTCGTAGGAAGAGAAATTCTTTGAATCGTTGGGGCATACGGCATAAGCGTTCCCGTTGCTCCTATGTTTAGCCAATCATATAAACCGACAGTAGCACTTGCTTGAATAGGCAGTCGTATAGCTCCAATATCATTAGTTGCAATGTCAAACAAGGCAGTTGTCTGAGGTTCGATATTCGTTTCAGGTAAAGCAAAGCCCGCTTTAATAGAAAAATCAATAAAATCGATATGTGTAAAATTTTGAAAGTTTTGTGCATAACCTATGGTGAAATAGGTAGGTCCTATAGTTGCATCATAAAATTTTCCACCTAATGATTTGTCGTAAATTAGTTTATTTAATGTATTAAGATATTTTTTAAGTTCTGTGTCGGCATCAATTTCTGTTTCAGACAAAAGTAAGCAATTGTTTTTTGCTGGTGCAATAAGTAGATTTTGTAGCTTTATGTATGACAATGAAGATACGAAAGTGAAATAAAAATGCTCGCCAATGTTTTGAACGTACCAAAAAGCACCACTTGTCGCTGTTAGGCGTCCTGAAATTAAAGCTTTTCCTACAGACTGAGAATCGTTGAAAGGTAATGATCGATCGATAATTCGTTTAAGTAGTGTTTCTGTTCCTTGATACGCAAGGAGGCCAACTTTTTGTCCGCTACAATCGTAAGAATTTTCTGATTTATAATATGAAAGTGAAGCTCCAACTGTTTTGAGATCTTTGGTGGCATATTGAGGAGTTGGAAATGATATGGATGGTGCTCCAAAAGTTGTATACATACCATACATATTTTGTGACGAAACAATGACAAAGAGAGCAAGAATCAAAAAAGATGATTTTAATTTCATAATATTTAAAATTTATATTTTAATGTACGTATTTTTATTTTTACTTAAGATGCTTTTTACTTGTTAAGCATAGTTTTTATGTTAACGTAAAAGTCTTTTTCTTTGGCCTTTTTTTTGTTACATTGTTTAGTGTTACATAATCTTAGTATCAAGAAAAGGTCTTTTTATGGAATCAGAAAAAAAGAATCAAAATTGCTGCGATCACGATCTAGAAGATCAAGTCGAACAAAACAATAATCACGAAGAAGTAGATCAAAATCTTCAAGGCTCTAAAGATGAAATATCAATGTGCGTTGCTGAACTTTCAATCTGGAAAGATCAATGTAAAAGAATTTCTGCTGAATATGAAAATTTTAAAAGAAGAACTGAACGCGATCAAGCTCGCTCTGCTGAGATAGCAAAAGAATCGATTCTTTTCGAGTTACTGTCATTTGTTGATACGTTTGAAATGGCGTTGAAACAAAAGAGTGAGGCTAATACTGCTGGAATTGAAATGTCATATCAAGCATTACTTAAATTACTGCAAAAACATAATGTCGTTGTAATGAAATCTACCGAAACATTTGATCCGGAATTTCATGAAGCTGTGATGCAAGTGCAATCTGACAAACATCAATCGGGCGATATCGTTGAAGTTCTTTCAAAAGGCTTTACGATGAAAGATCGTGTTTTGCGTCCAGCAAAAGTTTCAGTCGCTGTATAAAAAATTAAGGAAACAGTTAAGGATTATATGAATAAAAAATTACTTTTGTCAGTCATATTGTGTTTGGGTCTTTGCAAAGAGGTTGAATCTTCTGAAGTAATGGAAAAAGTTATGAATGGCATGAATGTTGTATCTATTGTGAAAACTATAAGTTGCATGAAATGTCCAAAGTATGAAAATGATTATGAGCAAAATATCGAAATTCTTGCACGTAATTTTGGACCAGCTTTACTTGTTACTGCGCAGTTAAGTCTTTTGACTTGTTCTTTACTGAAAGAAGATAGTTCACACATAGATTTTTGTGGCAAGTGTTATCCTTATAAAGAAATAGATAAGGCTAACAATGCGAATTTATTTATTTCGATACTTAATTTTATGTAACATGAATAAAAAATTAATTTGGTCAGCTTTATTTATTTTTGGTGCTTACAAAAATATCATGTGTTCTCAGGACTTTAAAAAAGGATTAGAGCTTGGCGCTGTTGGCATTTCTTTACTAGCATCTGCTTTAGAGGCGCACAGTAATTGCTCATCAAACTCTTCATTTCATAGAGCTCTTGGAAAAAATTACTCAGAACGCAAAATTGCAGAAGATATCTATGCTCCTATAAGCGTTGCAACGATTCAACTAGCTACTTTAGCTTGTTCACGAGCTTCAAATAATAATAATTGCGCTGTGTTAAATTGTGTTGTTTCTGCATTAAATATTGTGCGAATTAGTTACACTAACTTTGTGAAAACTTCAAAGCAACAAGATTTATTAGCGCAATCAATTAAAAATCAAAATTCTGCCTCAAAAACTATTGAAGATTATGATAAATTTATACAGCAGCTAGAGTCTGTCATTGAAGATTCTTTGACGCGAGACCGTAAGGGTCAAGAGTTAACTCCAAAGACTTTGCAAGCAGTAGATGAATGGAGAAAGGCTGTGCAAGAAGCTTCTGATAACAGTTCATCAGTTTTGTCAGATAATAGTGGAGCTGCTGTTAGCAGAATTACTTCATCATCGCAAGAAAGACTTCAATCATAATTAATGTAACGATTAAAATAGAAATTAAATCTTCTCGATTTGCATCAACTTTATTTTGATACACGTAACGAATCTCTTTGATAATGTTTAATTTTTTATCGATAGATTTTTGCCAGCTTCGTAAATCAAGCTGTTTAATTATCAGATCGTAAATTTCTGAGAAGTAGGCTTCACCAGCAAGTTTAATACTGCTTTCAAGGCGTTCTGTGATCACAGAGATATCTACTTTTAATTTATTCAAATCACCAATCGGATCAAAATAACGTGACCCAATAAATGGCATGTATGAAAGCAACGGTAAGTTTTGAACTTTGCGTTCATACAATGTTGCGAGTTGTTTATCTAAAAGTTTATCGAAATAATGAAGCTCAAGCTGTTGAATGTTTCCGAGTTCAAAGAAATCTAAAAGTTCTTTGTACTGAGGGTCGTACACAAATGCCGCTTGAGTATCGATAATGATTAGATCTTTTTTAAAGTAACCAACTGACGAATCGATGATTGCTTCTTTTTGAAAATCTGAAAGTGATTCAGTTTCAAAGCGAAGAAGCGATGCTATGTCGTGACCGTATTGTTCTTTTATTTCGCCACCAGTTATATTTTTGTTGATGTTGATTTGTATAACGGTATAAGTCGATTTGAGATGAAAGAAATTCGGTTTAACGATAAACGGTTTTATTTTTTTATAAATTGAGTATGCATCATTAACGCTTTGTTTTTGATATTTTTCATCAAGCTTAACCAGAGTTGTTCGTAAATCTTGTAGTGTTTCTGATACTGGAACTTTGTAGGTGAGTGAAACTGCACCGAATTGATGAATTTTGCTGCTAATGCATCGTGAATTTTCATGAGGGTGAGGCAGTTCAATTTCTAAAGGAAGGTGATAGTGTTTGAAAAATTTCGATACGTGTACGTGACCAGTCTGAATTTCTTTACATTGTTTTATTGCTTTGAAGTCGATATCGAACCCAATGTCAAAAGCTGCGAAAATATAAATATTTCCTGAAAAAACTGGATTGTCGGCTGTATGGATCTGGGTACTATGAGTATCAAGCGTATCTGAGACATTTTTCATAATTAAGGCTTCCTTATTTTTTTGAATTTACTGTGCGCCTTAAAAAAATCAACCAAAATGTTTTTTTGGTAACTATTGAAAGCGCAATTCAAATTTGATTATCCTAAGTATATCAGAAATCTAGGGGACGGAATATGAATTTGATATATAAACGATTTTACAGACTCTTTGGAATAGTTTGTGGCTTCTTTTTAACGTTGCAGGCTGGCAGTGGCACTTTTGAGCGTTCATTTACTTTAAAACCAGTCAGGATTTCAGTATCGTCTCAAAACTTTCTCAAGCAAATTTCTTCAAGCTTAATGTTAATACTCTCAAAAATACGATCAGATAGTGGTAATCAAGACGTTAAAGACATCGTCCAATTATGTGTTGAAATGAATAATTTGTTGCGGCAAAAAGAGTTTTTAACACATGATCACCATGTGAAAATTCAAAAAATAATAGAACTTCAAAAAAAATGCTTGGCAGTCAAGACCAAGCCCGTCAAAATTGATGTTGATGCTGTCAGTGAGCTGCTAAAAGAGACTAAAGAAGCTTTTGATGTAACCAATTTGCGAGGCTTTGAACCTGACGGCCGGTATATTAAAAAATTTCTTTCCGATTTATCTGAACCACATGCTGAGTTACATAAACGAAGACAAGTGCTTGATACGATAGCAAATATCAGTGATATCATCACTCATTTTGATGGCGTGATGATTACCGACTATGATGTAGTTGTGCTTTTTTATACAGCATCAGCTCTATTTTTGGAGGCTTTATCTGTATTTTTGGAAGTGCAAACTAGGCTGAAATAAATCTATTTTTTCAAGATTGTTAAGAATGCTTCTGACGGAACAGAAACGGTACCAACTTGTTTCATACGTTTTTTACCTTCTTTTTGTTTTTCAAGAAGTTTTCGTTTTCGAGAAACGTCACCACCGTAACATTTTGCTGTCACGTTTTTACGAAGAGCAGAAATACGTTCACGTGATAAAATCTTTGCGCCGATTGCAGACTGGATAATGACTTCAAACATTTGGCGCGGGATAACTTTTGCAAGTTTTTCTACTAATTCTCGACCGATTTTATCTGCTTTGCTGCGATGTACTATCACAGAAAGTGCGTCTACCGGGTCACCATTGAGCAAAATATCCATTTTGATTAAATCAGATACTTCATAACCTGCAGGCTCATAATCAAAGCTTGCGTATCCAGAGCTGATTGATTTAAGCGTGTCATAAAAATCAGTTGCGACTTCGTTGAGCGGTAGCATGTAGCTTAAAACAGCACGATCTTCATCCAGGAAGGACATATCTTTTTGAATGCCACGTTTCTCTTGGCATAAAGCTAAAACGTTTCCTAGGTACTGTTTTGGTACAATGATGGTACTTAGAAGCATTGGCTCTAAGATTTGTTTAATTCTGTTTGGATCTGGAAAGTCGGCAGGATTTTCAATTGAAATTCTGCCTTGATCATGATTTAAATCAATGTGATACATAACGCTTGGCGATGTAGCAATAATGCTTAAATCATATTCTTGTTCAAGACGTTGTTTAAAAACATCCATGTGCAATAGTCCTAAAAATCCACAACGGAATCCAAGGCCAAGAGCTGTACTTGTTTTTTTCTCAACGTTTACGCTTGCGTCGTTGAGGGTTAATTTTTCAATTGCTTCTGCAAGAAGTTCAAACTCTGTGCTTTCAACGGGGAAAATTCCGGCAAATACCATAGACTTTGCAGGTTTAAATCCTGGAAACGGCGTAACGCTGGTTTTGCTGATAGAAACAGTATCTCCAACGCGCGCTTCTTTAATTGTTTTCATTCCAGTGATGATGTAGCCCACTTGTCCGGCATACAAAGCATCCATTGCAAGTTGTTCAGGGTACATTAAACCAAGCTCTAAAATTTCATGTTTGCAATTACTTTGATGAAGATAAACGTGATCCCCTTTTCTCAAAATACCGTCTTTGATTGCAACAAGGCAAATGACTCCACGATATTCGTCATACCATGAATCGAAAAGAAGGGCTTTAAGAGGTAAATCACGATCGGACTTAGGAGCTGGCATACGTGTGACAATAGCTTCCAAGATGTCATTCATGCCGACGCCTGTTTTGGCTGAGCATGAAATAATTTCTTCTGGCATAAAATCAAACAAGCTGTACAGCTCATTAGCTATTTTTGGAACGTTTGCATTAGGCAAATCTATTTTGTTGAGCAATGGAATGATTTTTAAATCTTGCTCGTATGCTAAATAAAAGTTGGCCATTGTTTGAGCTTGGACACCTTGAGCAGCATCAACAAGGAGCAAAGCCCCTTGGC
This window of the Candidatus Babeliales bacterium genome carries:
- a CDS encoding nucleotide exchange factor GrpE, giving the protein MESEKKNQNCCDHDLEDQVEQNNNHEEVDQNLQGSKDEISMCVAELSIWKDQCKRISAEYENFKRRTERDQARSAEIAKESILFELLSFVDTFEMALKQKSEANTAGIEMSYQALLKLLQKHNVVVMKSTETFDPEFHEAVMQVQSDKHQSGDIVEVLSKGFTMKDRVLRPAKVSVAV
- the lepA gene encoding translation elongation factor 4, giving the protein MKKINLQQFTPDKIRNFSIIAHIDHGKSTLADRLLEITGTLSTRTGLNVQFLDKLQVEKERGITVKAQTASMFYDYKGETYLLNLIDTPGHVDFSYEVSRSLYACQGALLLVDAAQGVQAQTMANFYLAYEQDLKIIPLLNKIDLPNANVPKIANELYSLFDFMPEEIISCSAKTGVGMNDILEAIVTRMPAPKSDRDLPLKALLFDSWYDEYRGVICLVAIKDGILRKGDHVYLHQSNCKHEILELGLMYPEQLAMDALYAGQVGYIITGMKTIKEARVGDTVSISKTSVTPFPGFKPAKSMVFAGIFPVESTEFELLAEAIEKLTLNDASVNVEKKTSTALGLGFRCGFLGLLHMDVFKQRLEQEYDLSIIATSPSVMYHIDLNHDQGRISIENPADFPDPNRIKQILEPMLLSTIIVPKQYLGNVLALCQEKRGIQKDMSFLDEDRAVLSYMLPLNEVATDFYDTLKSISSGYASFDYEPAGYEVSDLIKMDILLNGDPVDALSVIVHRSKADKIGRELVEKLAKVIPRQMFEVIIQSAIGAKILSRERISALRKNVTAKCYGGDVSRKRKLLEKQKEGKKRMKQVGTVSVPSEAFLTILKK